In Gemmatimonadota bacterium, the genomic window ACAGAAGGAGGTCAGACAAGCCCTTGAAGGACGCGCGCCTTATGATACTGAATATAGAATTGTGCATGCCAATGGCGAGGTGAGATGGGTCAGCAGCAAAGCCAAAGTATTTTTTGATGCGGGTGAAGAAGTGCCGATTCGCATGATTGGTGCAGTGGCCGATATTACCGGACAAAAGCGGGCAGAAGGTGCGCTTGGCGACCAGGTGGCTTTTCAGAATGCGCTCATACAGGTCAGTCACGCCGTGCAGCAGATGACGCGGCCAGAGCATCTCGAGGTGGTTATTCGCGTGTGTAGAGAACAGTTGCTGGCTCTCGATGTATCCGTTGTCGCGATTGCCGTGCATCGTTTGCTCGATCCCAAAACGCGTACTTTTGAAACGCACGAGGTGATGCCTTCGGGGGAGATCAATCGCATGGTGCGCGAGGTGCCGAATGTTTATCGGATGTGGCAACAACAGAGGACAATTTACCGCGAGAATCTCGTAGAAAATATGGGGGGGTTGTCACAGGTGGGTTTCAAGGCCATAGCTGCGCGATACGGGGTTGAGGTGCGGTGTATTCTCGATATCCCCCATGTGCGGGGCACAATGGCTTTGATGAGTGATGAGGTTTCTGCTTTTTCAGAGGCCGAGGTTTTGTTTTTGGAAAGTATTGCAGAACAGGTCTCGATGGGTATTACCCGTTTAGACGACCTCGAGCGCCTCGAGGCGCAGAACAAAGAACTGGAAAATGCCCGTATAGCAGCCGAAGCAGCCAATCAGGCCAAGAGCCAATTTTTGGCCAATATGAGCCATGAGATTCGCACGCCGATGAACGGCATTATGGGGATGATTGAGTTGTTGGGCAATACCGAGTTGACTGAGCGACAAAAGGAATACGCCGATCTCGCTTATAATTCGGCAGATACGTTGCTCGTATTGCTCAACGATATTCTCGACCTGTCCAAGGTGGAGGCAGGCAAGCTCGAGTTGGAAAGCATTCCGTTCGCGCTGAGAGATACGCTTGGCGATACGTTGCAAACGCTGGCTGTTCGGGCGAGTGAGAAGGGGCTTGAGTTGACCTATCGGATTGCGCCAGAGGTTCCCGATGATCTGATAGGGGATCCCATTCGCCTGAGACAAGTCGTCGTCAATCTGGCGGGCAATGCCATCAAGTTTACAGATCATGGGGGTGTGGATATCGATGTTGACCTGATAGAAATGCGCGAGGAGGACGCAAAACTGCGATTTGAGGTGCGCGATACAGGTATCGGTATTCCATTGCAGGTACAACAACAGATATTCAGTGCGTTTGATCAGGCCGATAGTTCAACGACGCGGCAATATGGCGGCACGGGGCTTGGTTTGACTATTTCGGCTCAATTGGTCGAGCTGATGGGTGGAAAACTCGATGTGAAAAGCGAGCCGAACAAGGGCAGTGTTTTCTTTTTTGAAGCCAGTTTTTCGCGTCGGACCAGCGGTGTGTTGTACCGGGATATTTTGCCCGATACATTGCACGGCATGCCCGTATTGGTCGTTGACGATAACAATACCAATCGGGTGATTTTTGAAGAGATGTTGTCCTGCCATGGCTTGAAACCCGCTCTGGCCGAGAATGGTCAGATAGCATTGGAAGAGTTGTTGCGCGCACAACAGGCGGGTAGCCCATATCCACTGGTTCTGCTCGACGCGGAAATGCCCGTTATGAACGGTTACGCGCTTGCCAGGCAGATTGCCGCTGACGCAACGTTGAAATACACGCGCGTGGTGGTGTTGACTTCTGCTGGTCGTCCGGATATGGCTTCTACCAGCGAAATGCTGGCCGGGCACCTGTCCAAACCCATCAAGCAATCCGATCTTTTTAATTTGATCGCTGGTATATTTGAGGAATCTGCGCCAGATGCTCTGGGGACGGGCGATATTGTAACCGATAAGGCGCAGAGATCTCTGCGCATTTTATTGGCCGAAGACGGTTTGGTCAACCAGCGCGTCGCCATTGATATGTTGCACCAGCGCGGTCACACAGTCGTTGTGGCAAATAATGGTGTGGAGACTCTGGAAGCACTTGACAAAGACGATACCTTTGATCTGGTGTTGATGGATGTACAAATGCCCGAAATGGATGGGCTTGAAGCTACCAAAGAAATTCGCGAGCGGGAAAATGAATCGGGAGGGCATATTCGAATTGTTGCGATGACGGCCGATGTGATGAAGGGCGACCGCGAGCTTTGCATAGCGGCTGGTATGGATGGGTTTGTCGCCAAGCCGCTCAGGTCTCGCCTTCTTTACGATGCGGTGGAATCGACCGGTCCCACCGTGCAACAGACGCTCGATTGGGAGGTATCATTGCAACATGTTGGCGGGGATGAGGCGCTTCTCGTGCGGCTATCCGAGATGTTTCTACAAACGAGGGGCGATTTGTTAAGCCTTCTTGACGACACAGAAACGCTTCGCCAGGGCGCGCGTGAATTGAGAGAAAATGCCGAATTGTTTTACGCGGATAATGTGAGGGAGGTTGCCGCGACAATTGAAGAGTTGGCAAAGGATGAAAATTGGTCAGGTGCTGAGCGCTTTGTGGCAGATTTGAGAGCGCATGTGGAATCTCTTGCAGCCGCGCTTGAGATGCAAGGAGATTTGGTTCACAAATAGGAAGGAAAACGAGATGGCTTTTGAAGAAACAATGCAGGGTAATATTCGCATTATAAAGCTCGACGGTCAGGTGACAGACCGCGAGATGTCGGAGTTGGCCGATTATGTAACTGAATTTCTCGAAAAGAATAATGGGATGAAAGTGGTTTTGGATTTGGGACAGGTGCGGTGGTTAAACAGCATGGCATTTGGGGTTTTGACCGCGCTTTTGCAGCGTTTGCGCAAGGCCAACGGCGATTTGAAACTCGCCAATGCCCACGATCATGTGATCAGCGTTTTTGTGCAGACGCAGTTGATTAAAATTTTCGATCTGCACAATTCCGTAGATGAGGCTGTTGCAGCATTTCAGACGGCGTGAATCTTTTTCTTGCCTGAGAATGAAATTGTGGTATTTTTTTAGACAAATAGCAAACGGGGCGTGGCTCAGCCCGGTAGAGCGCCTGCTTCGGGAGCAGGAGGCCGGAGGTTCAAATCCTCTCGCCCCGACCAATAGATTTAAGGGGTCGTGTTATTTAACGCGATCCCTTTTTTATTTCCGTGGTAATGTCAATCCAAATGTCGATCCCTTGCCCTGTTCACTCTCGACATAGACCCGCTCGCCGTGTGCATCCATGATGTGCCGAACAATTGACAAGCCCAGGCCCGTCCCGCCCATTGCCCGCGACCGCCCTTTATCGACCCGATAAAATCGCTCAAAAATGCGATCCATATCTGAAAGCGGTACCCCAATACCCGTGTCCTTTACTTCAAGTGCAATGCGACGCTTGCGGGTCTGCGTCGCATTTTCACCATGTCTATTGCGACGGTCTTCATCTACATTTTTCACACGCTTGAAATCCCGCGTCTGAATCCAGATTTTACCCCCTTCGGGTGTGTATTTTACGGCGTTGTCGAGCAGATTGAGCAATGCCTGTTCGATGAGCTTGCGGTCGCATTGCACCTGCACGTTTTCTTTTGTGTTTATCTCGATGGCAAGGTTTTTTTCTTTTGCCAGTGGGCGTATCTGTCCAACGACGGAATTGACTATCTCCTGCACGGGATATACGTCGATCTCAAGAGGCAGAGCGCCCGATTCTATACGCGACAGATCCAGAATATCTTCTACCAGATTGTGCAGGCGATCCGCATGGGTGTTAATCATTTGCACGAATCGCTGTGAGGCTTCTCTGTTGTCTAAGGCGCCGTCTGCCAGCGTGGCTGCACATCCCTTAATGGTTGTGAGCGGGGTGCGCAATTCATGTGAAACATTGGCGACAAAATCTTTGCGAATGCGCTCCAGGCGGCGCAGTTCAGTGATGTCGTAAAAAATAGTTACAGAACCCGCGATGTGATCGTCTTGCAAAATAGGTGCAATCTGCACATCGAAATGGCGTTCTCGGCCATCTGAGCGGGTGAGATCCAAAAACGCCACTTGTCCGGTTGATAGGGTTTGCTCAATCGCATCTTGCACATCCCGATGGCGCACAAGCTCAATGGGCATGCGCCCTTCAATGGCGTCGGATACACCAAATAGCTTCTCAAATGTCTGATTGCCCATCAGAATGCGACCCCTCTGGTCCGTGACCAGAATTGCTTCTGTAATGCTCGGCAAGACGGCTTCTAAACGCGATTTTTCAAGTGTGATTTGCCCAATTTTCGCCTGGACCTGCCGGCGCATGTCGTCTAATGCTGTGCCCAAATC contains:
- a CDS encoding response regulator yields the protein MGKRNTHTHTIDSTGGFQQIRDALDALQRSEERLTHALEAGGIGLFDWNIQNDSAVCTDRYFELFGFPPRDTMVSEAEWLACVYPDDQDRAQKEVRQALEGRAPYDTEYRIVHANGEVRWVSSKAKVFFDAGEEVPIRMIGAVADITGQKRAEGALGDQVAFQNALIQVSHAVQQMTRPEHLEVVIRVCREQLLALDVSVVAIAVHRLLDPKTRTFETHEVMPSGEINRMVREVPNVYRMWQQQRTIYRENLVENMGGLSQVGFKAIAARYGVEVRCILDIPHVRGTMALMSDEVSAFSEAEVLFLESIAEQVSMGITRLDDLERLEAQNKELENARIAAEAANQAKSQFLANMSHEIRTPMNGIMGMIELLGNTELTERQKEYADLAYNSADTLLVLLNDILDLSKVEAGKLELESIPFALRDTLGDTLQTLAVRASEKGLELTYRIAPEVPDDLIGDPIRLRQVVVNLAGNAIKFTDHGGVDIDVDLIEMREEDAKLRFEVRDTGIGIPLQVQQQIFSAFDQADSSTTRQYGGTGLGLTISAQLVELMGGKLDVKSEPNKGSVFFFEASFSRRTSGVLYRDILPDTLHGMPVLVVDDNNTNRVIFEEMLSCHGLKPALAENGQIALEELLRAQQAGSPYPLVLLDAEMPVMNGYALARQIAADATLKYTRVVVLTSAGRPDMASTSEMLAGHLSKPIKQSDLFNLIAGIFEESAPDALGTGDIVTDKAQRSLRILLAEDGLVNQRVAIDMLHQRGHTVVVANNGVETLEALDKDDTFDLVLMDVQMPEMDGLEATKEIRERENESGGHIRIVAMTADVMKGDRELCIAAGMDGFVAKPLRSRLLYDAVESTGPTVQQTLDWEVSLQHVGGDEALLVRLSEMFLQTRGDLLSLLDDTETLRQGARELRENAELFYADNVREVAATIEELAKDENWSGAERFVADLRAHVESLAAALEMQGDLVHK
- a CDS encoding STAS domain-containing protein → MWNLLQPRLRCKEIWFTNRKENEMAFEETMQGNIRIIKLDGQVTDREMSELADYVTEFLEKNNGMKVVLDLGQVRWLNSMAFGVLTALLQRLRKANGDLKLANAHDHVISVFVQTQLIKIFDLHNSVDEAVAAFQTA
- a CDS encoding PAS domain S-box protein — translated: MNTVVMGARLIRTSGGCARNSAKRANGSKPCEAWVIDSAEREYRMRLHWKWMLACLSVLVLVLASAHLYLDHVIRDFWVHHLEQRLLREVRFARVHISEVANTDEGLVPLVDEVGVRLGVRATLLNGQGRVLADSETDPSDLSALENHADHPEISAALQQGRGSSLRYSKAQDIEILYVATTVPEIGDGDFVLRLALPLRDMGHIEQLIARAIWMTSILGLCLALLLAYATSRYISRPILDAIWFVKNIASGRLKHPTLRIGSTRELRDLGTALDDMRRQVQAKIGQITLEKSRLEAVLPSITEAILVTDQRGRILMGNQTFEKLFGVSDAIEGRMPIELVRHRDVQDAIEQTLSTGQVAFLDLTRSDGRERHFDVQIAPILQDDHIAGSVTIFYDITELRRLERIRKDFVANVSHELRTPLTTIKGCAATLADGALDNREASQRFVQMINTHADRLHNLVEDILDLSRIESGALPLEIDVYPVQEIVNSVVGQIRPLAKEKNLAIEINTKENVQVQCDRKLIEQALLNLLDNAVKYTPEGGKIWIQTRDFKRVKNVDEDRRNRHGENATQTRKRRIALEVKDTGIGVPLSDMDRIFERFYRVDKGRSRAMGGTGLGLSIVRHIMDAHGERVYVESEQGKGSTFGLTLPRK